In one window of Camelina sativa cultivar DH55 chromosome 15, Cs, whole genome shotgun sequence DNA:
- the LOC104746565 gene encoding clavaminate synthase-like protein At3g21360, with amino-acid sequence MADPLLLMETRIPEQKQYESKPFPAVISPPSSSSIPIPALSLPLFTQCIKNQKPYLDSLLHESGAVLFRGFPVNSAEDFNDVVEAFGFDELPYVGGAAPRSSVVGRVFTANESPPDQKIPFHHEMAQVPEFPSKLFFYCEVEPKCGGETPIVLSHVVYERMKDKHPEFVQRLEEHGLLYVRVLGEDDDPSSPIGRGWKSTFLTQDKNLAEQRAANLGMKLEWTEDGAKTVMGPIPGIKYDESRNRKVWFNSMVAAYTGWEDKRNDPTKAVTFGDGKPLPADIVHDCLRVLEEECVAVPWQRGDVLLIDNWAVLHSRRPFDPPRRVLASLCK; translated from the exons atggcggATCCGTTGTTGTTGATGGAAACACGAATCCCAGAGCAAAAGCAATACGAATCCAAACCATTCCCGGCGGTGATATCACCACCGTCTTCTTCGTCGATTCCGATTCCTGCTCTGTCTCTCCCACTCTTCACTCAGTGTATCAAGAATCAGAAACCTTACCTCGATTCGCTCTTGCACGAATCCGGAGCAGTACTGTTCAGAGGTTTTCCGGTGAATTCCGCCGAGGATTTCAATGACGTCGTTGAAGCTTTCGGTTTCGATGAGCTTCCTTACGTCGGAGGCGCTGCACCTCGCTCTAGCGTCGTCGGTCGTGTCTTTACGGCTAATGAGTCTCCTCCTGATCAGAAGATCCCTTTTCACCATGAGATGGCTCAG GTACCTGAGTTTCCATCAAAGTTGTTCTTTTACTGTGAGGTAGAGCCAAAGTGTGGAGGAGAGACTCCAATTGTGTTGAGTCATGTTGTGTATGAGAGGATGAAAGATAAACATCCTGAGTTTGTTCAGAGATTAGAGGAACATGGTTTGCTCTATGTTAGGGTTttaggagaagatgatgatccgTCATCACCCATTGGCCGTGGTTGGAAATCCACATTCTTGACTCAAGACAAGAACCTTGCTGAGCAAAG GGCAGCTAATTTGGGAATGAAACTGGAATGGACTGAGGATGGAGCCAAGACGGTAATGGGTCCAATCCCGGGTATCAAATACGATGAGTCGAGAAACCGTAAAGTATGGTTCAACAGCATGGTAGCTGCTTATACAGGCTGGGAGGATAAGCGGAATGATCCAACAAAGGCTGTGACTTTTGGGGATGGAAAGCCTTTACCTGCGGATATAGTACACGACTGTCTTAGAGTCCTTGAAGAGGAATGTGTTGCTGTCCCGTGGCAGAGAGGAGATGTGCTGCTTATAGATAATTGGGCGGTTCTTCATTCTCGAAGACCGTTTGATCCTCCTCGTCGAGTCCTTGCATCACTCTGTAAATAG
- the LOC104746567 gene encoding uncharacterized protein LOC104746567 has protein sequence MGQQLRRAVGKIKEVERSTPSSTSRVVLDRRSLPTEELSSVKPSPSTPAAVDGVSSDNKGRRTSEEDTVLEERDPKFDTMLNQMVGRIKAKPGGKAEMGEASVVETSKRPLPKLRNTTPESTRYEENPVPQGTLNIAQVRHIMLLYQGKAQDHNGSMSVNEIAEKYRVDVSQVQKITQFLSLPTEVTDKQKNQYE, from the exons ATGGGTCAGCAATTGCGTCGAGCTGTTGGTAAAATCAAAGAAGTTGAGAGATCAACACCATCTTCTACATCAAGGGTCGTCCTTGATCGGAGATCGCTTCCTACGGAGGAGCTCAGCTCTGTGAAACCATCTCCGTCTACTCCCGCCGCCGTTGATGGTGTTTCTTCTg ATAATAAAGGTAGAAGAACGAGTGAGGAGGATACTGTTTTAGAGGAACGAGACCCCAAGTTTGATACAATGCTGAACCAGATGGTTGGGAGAATTAAGGCTAAACCTGGAGGCAAAGCTGAAATGGGAGAG GCATCAGTGGTGGAAACATCGAAAAGGCCACTCCCAAAGCTCCGGAACACAACTCCTGAATCAACAAGGTATGAGGAGAACCCAGTGCCTCAAGGAACATTGAACATAGCACAAGTGCGACATATCATGCTTCTCTACCAGGGAAAAGCTCAAGATCACAACGGTTCAATGAGTGTGAACGAGATAGCTGAAAAGTACCGGGTTGATGTCTCTCAGGTCCAGAAGATCACCCAGTTCCTATCTTTGCCTACAGAGGTTACTGATAAGCAGAAGAATCAATATGAATAA
- the LOC104748392 gene encoding F-box/WD-40 repeat-containing protein 1-like, with the protein MDSKVCSLLPFELLEEILCKVPTKSLIRLKLTCKRWLALFNDKRFVYKHLALLQEHIIRTNYTHMVRIINPVNGAISSLSLPHEFELKSEIYGMIHCDGLMLCILEVGPVALWNPCLQKVRWIKPLQSSSPGCYIYGIGYDGLSRDGYKFLKFVNGVFTSNEYSNTGLHKPVVYIYDFKLDSWKIIKGFLDWHVVSRCRSVSLGGNMYWVAKWNLKPDMFIQCFNFSTETFEPLCALPFEYGEDDVVGLSGFRGSNLSLLHQSKETSKIEVWVINKVKNGASTSWTKFFSVTDHLLVLRSCNNLANPVHFIDKNNIIVVCCEELVADRNNVAVNVYLIGEGKIIRQAEIERHQRGFSWPFVSGYAYLPSLVPVPT; encoded by the coding sequence ATGGATTCAAAAGTGTGTTCATTGTTGCCTTTTGAATTACTGGAAGAGATACTTTGTAAGGTTCCAACTAAGTCTCTTATACGACTCAAGTTAACGTGCAAACGGTGGCTCGCTCTGTTCAACGACAAGAGATTCGTTTACAAGCACTTAGCTCTCCTCCAGGAACATATCATACGGACCAATTATACTCATATGGTTAGGATCATCAACCCGGTAAATGGAGCTATCTCATCTTTATCACTTCCTCACGAGTTTGAGCTTAAATCTGAGATTTATGGTATGATTCACTGCGATGGACTAATGCTGTGCATCCTAGAAGTGGGTCCGGTTGCATTGTGGAACCCATGTTTGCAAAAGGTTAGATGGATCAAGCCCCTGCAGAGTTCTTCCCCTGGTTGTTATATCTATGGCATTGGATACGACGGTTTGTCTCGGGATGGCTACAAATTCTTAAAGTTTGTGAATGGTGTTTTTACCAGTAACGAGTACTCAAACACAGGGTTGCACAAACCAGTGGTCTACATCTACGACTTCAAGTTGGATTCTTGGAAAATTATTAAAGGTTTTTTGGATTGGCATGTGGTCTCACGTTGTAGAAGTGTGTCACTCGGAGGAAACATGTATTGGGTTGCTAAGTGGAATCTTAAACCCGACATGTTCATCCAATGTTTCAACTTCTCCACAGAGACATTCGAGCCCTTGTGCGCTCTTCCCTTTGAGTatggtgaagatgatgttgtAGGTTTATCAGGTTTCAGAGGAAGCAATCTTTCTTTGTTACACCAAAGCAAAGAGACATCAAAGATCGAGGTATGGGTTATAAACAAGGTCAAGAACGGAGCGAGCACCTCGTGGACCAAGTTCTTTAGTGTGACTGATCATCTCCTGGTATTGAGATCCTGTAACAATTTAGCTAATCCGGTGCATTTCATTGATAAGAATAATATTATCGTAGTATGTTGTGAGGAACTAGTGGCAGATAGGAATAACGTAGCAGTCAACGTTTACCTAATTGGAGAAGGTAAGATTATAAGACAAGCTGAGATAGAGCGACATCAACGGGGTTTTAGCTGGCCTTTTGTCTCCGGCTATGCATATCTTCCAAGTCTTGTTCCGGTTCCAACATAG
- the LOC104748394 gene encoding F-box/WD-40 repeat-containing protein 1-like, with protein sequence MDSKVCSLLPFELLEEILCKVPTKSLIRLKLTCKRWLALFNDKRFVYKHLALLQEHIIRTNYTHMVRIINPVNGAISSLSLPHEFELKSEIYGMIHCDGLMLCILEVGPVALWNPCLQKVRWIKPLQSSSPGCYIYGIGYDGLSRDGYKFLKFVNGVFTSNEYSNTGLHKPVVYIYDFKLDSWKIIKGFLDWHVVSRCRSVSLGGNMYWVAKWNLKPDMFIQCFNFSTETFEPLCALPFXIINIF encoded by the coding sequence ATGGATTCAAAAGTGTGTTCATTGTTGCCTTTTGAATTACTGGAAGAGATACTTTGTAAGGTTCCAACTAAGTCTCTTATACGACTCAAGTTAACGTGCAAACGGTGGCTCGCTCTGTTCAACGACAAGAGATTCGTTTACAAGCACTTAGCTCTCCTCCAGGAACATATCATACGGACCAATTATACTCATATGGTTAGGATCATCAACCCGGTAAATGGAGCTATCTCATCTTTATCACTTCCTCACGAGTTTGAGCTTAAATCTGAGATTTATGGTATGATTCACTGCGATGGACTAATGCTGTGCATCCTAGAAGTGGGTCCGGTTGCATTGTGGAACCCATGTTTGCAAAAGGTTAGATGGATCAAGCCCCTGCAGAGTTCTTCCCCTGGTTGTTATATCTATGGCATTGGATACGACGGTTTGTCTCGGGATGGCTACAAATTCTTAAAGTTTGTGAATGGTGTTTTTACCAGTAACGAGTACTCAAACACAGGGTTGCACAAACCAGTGGTCTACATCTACGACTTCAAGTTGGATTCTTGGAAAATTATTAAAGGTTTTTTGGATTGGCATGTGGTCTCACGTTGTAGAAGTGTGTCACTCGGAGGAAACATGTATTGGGTTGCTAAGTGGAATCTTAAACCCGACATGTTCATCCAATGTTTCAACTTCTCCACAGAGACATTCGAGCCCTTGTGCGCTCTTCCCTTTNccattattaatattttttaa
- the LOC104746566 gene encoding mitochondrial thiamine pyrophosphate carrier-like — MSGTELEEPGQIKRAVIDASAGAVAGAISRMVTSPLDVIKIRFQVQLEPTASWALTKNDSPLKPKYNGLFRTAKEIFREEGLSGFWRGNVPALLMVVPYTSIQFAVLHKVKSFAAGSSKAENHAQLSPYLSYISGALAGCAATVGSYPFDLLRTVLASQGEPKVYPNMRSAFMSIVQTRGIKGLYAGLSPTLIEIIPYAGLQFGTYDTFKRWSMVYNQRYRSCVNQNDSLSSFQLFLCGLAAGTISKLVCHPLDVVKKRFQVEGLQRDPKYGARVEINAYKNMFDALGQILRTEGWHGLYKGIVPSTIKAAPAGAVTFVAYELASDWFETNLT; from the exons ATGAGTGGTACAGAGTTAGAGGAGCCTGGACAGATAAAACGTGCTGTGATTGATGCGTCCgctggtgctgttgctggtgcCATTTCACGGATGGTGACCTCTCCTCTTGACGTTATCAAGATTAGATTTCAG GTTCAGTTGGAGCCTACAGCTTCATGGGCTCTGACTAAAAATGATTCTCCACTGAAACCAAAGTATAATGGTTTGTTTCGAACAGCGAAGGAAATATTTAGAGAGGAAGGTTTATCG GGTTTTTGGCGGGGAAATGTCCCAGCTTTACTTATGGTTGTGCCATATACATCTATACAATTTGCAGTTTTACATAAGGTGAAGTCTTTTGCTGCTGGTTCATCAAAGGCTG AAAATCATGCTCAACTGAGCCCTTATCTTTCTTACATCAGTGGAGCACTAGCAGGGTGTGCAGCGACAGTCGGATCATATCCATTTGACCTATTGCGGACTGTATTAGCTTCACAGGGTGAGCCAAAG GTATATCCAAATATGAGATCAGCATTTATGAGTATAGTGCAAACTCGTGGAATCAAAGGGTTGTATGCAGGATTGTCCCCAACTTTGATCGAGATCATTCCTTATGCTGGTCTGCAGTTTGGCACTTATGACACATTTAAACGGTGGAGTATG gTCTATAATCAGCGGTACAGATCTTGTGTTAATCAAAATGATAGCCTTTCAAGCTTTCAGCTCTTCCTTTGTGGTTTAGCTGCTGGTACCATTTCTAAACTTGTTTGTCATCCACTCGATGTTGTCAAGAAAAGATTCCAG GTCGAAGGTCTGCAACGGGACCCGAAGTATGGAGCCCGAGTAGAGATAAATGCTTACAAGAACATGTTTGATGCTTTAGGACAGATATTAAGAACAGAAGGTTGGCACGGTCTTTATAAAGGCATTGTTCCATCGACCATTAAAGCCGCACCTGCTGGTGCTGTTACATTTGTAGCCTATGAACTTGCATCCGATTGGTTTGAGACAAATTTGACATGA